A section of the Lynx canadensis isolate LIC74 chromosome A1, mLynCan4.pri.v2, whole genome shotgun sequence genome encodes:
- the DIS3 gene encoding exosome complex exonuclease RRP44 isoform X2 — MSAENHLQVIFITNDKKNKEKAIEEGIPAFTCEEYVKSLTANPELIDRLACLSEEGNEIESGRIIFSEHLPLSKLQQGIKSGTYLQGTFRASRENYLEATVWVHGDDEENKEIILQGLKHLNRAVHEDIVAVELLPKNQWVAPSSVVLHDEGQNEDDLEKEEERERILKTAVNEKMLKPTGRVVGIIKRNWRPYCGMLSKSDIKESRRHLFTPADKRIPRIRIETRQASTLEGRRIIVAIDGWPRNSRYPNGHFVKNLGEVGDKETETEVLLLEHDVPHQPFSQAVLSFLPKMPWSITEKDMKNREDLRHLCVCSVDPPGCTDIDDALHCRELENGNLEVGVHIADVSHFIRPGNALDQESARRGTTVYLCEKRIDMVPELLSSNLCSLRCNVDRLAFSCIWEMNHNAEILKVRFTKSAINSKASLTYAEAQMRIDSTAMNDDITTSLRGLNKLAKILKKRRIEKGALTLSSPEVRFHMDSETHDPIDLQTKELRETNSMVEEFMLLANISVAKKIHEEFSEHALLRKHPAPPPSNYEILVKAAKSKNLEIKTDTAKSLADSLDRADSPTFPYLNTLLRILATRCMMQAVYFCSGMDNDFHHYGLASPIYTHFTSPIRRYADIIVHRLLAVAIGADCTYPELTDKHKLADLCKNLNFRHKMAQYAQRASVAFHTQLFFKSKGIVSEEAYILFVRKNAIVVLIPKYGLEGTVFFEEKDKPKPRLIYDDEIPSLKIEDTVFHIFDKVKVKIMLDSSNLQHQKIRMSLVEPQIPGISIPVDTPNMDINEPERKKKKREK, encoded by the exons atgtcAGCAGAGAATCACCTGCAAGTTATCTTCATAacaaatgacaagaaaaacaaagaaaaagccataGAAGAAGGAATACCAGCTTTCACTT GTGAAGAATATGTAAAGAGCCTAACTGCTAACCCAGAACTCATAGATCGTCTTGCTTGTTTGTCTGAAGAAGGG aatgaaatagaaagtggaagaataatattttcagaGCATCTTCCTTTAAGTAAGCTGCAACAGGGCATAAAATCTGGTACATACCTTCAGGGAACATTTAGAGCCAGCAGGGAAAATTACTTAGAAGCTACAGTATGGGTTCATGGagatgatgaagaaaataaagag ATAATCTTACAGGGACTTAAACATTTAAACCGAGCTGTTCATGAAGATATTGTGGCTGTAGAGCTTCTTCCGAAGAATCAGTGGGTGGCACCATCTTCTGTGGTTTTACACGATGAAGGGCAAAATGAAGAtgatctggaaaaagaagaggagagagaacgCATT ctTAAGACTGctgtaaatgaaaaaatgttaaagcctACAGGTAGAGTTGTaggaataataaaaagaaattggagaCCATATTGTGGCATGCTTTCCAAGTCTGATATTAAAGAG TCAAGAAGACATCTGTTTACCCCTGCTGATAAGAGAATCCCTAGAATTCGAATAGAAACCAGACAGGCTTCTACATTAGAAGGAAGGAGAATTATTGTTGCTATTGATGGTTGGCCCAGAAATTCCAGATATCCAAAC GGACACTTTGTAAAAAACTTAGGTGAAGTTGGAGATAAAGAGACTGAAACAGAAGTTCTGTTGCTTGAGCATGACGTTCCCCATCAGCCTTTTTCCCAGGCTGTTCTTAGCTTTCTACCAAAGATGCCCTGGAGCATTACTGAAAAG GACATGAAAAACCGAGAAGACCTAAGACATCTGTGTGTTTGTAGTGTGGACCCACCGGGATGTACTGATATAGATGATGCTCTGCATTGTAGAGAACTTGAAAATGGAAATTTGGAG gttGGTGTTCATATTGCAGATGTTAGCCATTTTATTAGGCCAGGAAATGCTTTGGATCAAGAGTCAGCCAGAAGGGGAACAACAGTGTATCTTTGTGAAAAG aGGATTGACATGGTTCCAGAGTTGCTTAGCTCTAACTTGTGTTCCTTAAGATGTAACGTTGACAG GTTGgcattttcatgtatttgggAAATGAATCACAATGCTGAAATCTTAAAAGTGAGGTTTACCAAAAGTGCCATTAATTCAAAG gCTTCTCTTACGTATGCTGAAGCTCAGATGAGGATTGATTCCACAGCCATGAATGATGATATTACCACTAGTCTCCGTGGACTAAATAAACTcgctaaaattttgaaaaaaagaagaattgaaAAAGg gGCTTTGACACTTTCTTCTCCAGAAGTTCGATTCCACATGGACAGTGAAACTCATGATCCTATAGATCTGCAGACCAAGGAACTTAG AGAAACAAATTCCATGGTGGAAGAATTTATGTTACTTGCCAATATCTCTGTTGCAAAAAAAATTCACGAAGAATTTTCAGAACATGCCCTGCTTCGAAAAcatcctgctcctcctccatCAAATTATGAAATTCTTGTTAAGGCAGCTAAATCCAAG aatttggaaattaaaactgATACAGCCAAGTCCTTGGCTGACTCTTTGGACCGGGCTGATTCTCCTACCTTCCCGTATCTGAACACTCTCTTAAGGATATTAGCCACTCGCTGTATGATGCAGGCTGTGTACTTCTGCTCTGGAATGGATAATGATTTTCATCACTATGGCTTAGCATCCCCTATCTATACACATTTTACTTCACCCATCAGAAG ATATGCAGACATCATCGTTCATCGGTTGTTGGCTGTGGCTATTGGGGCTGACTGTACTTACCCAGAGTTGACAGACAAACACAAGCTTGCAGATTTATGTAAAAATCTTAATTTCAGGCACAAAATGGCTCAGTATGCCCAACGTGCATCAGTAGCTTTTCATACTCAG TTGTTCTTCAAAAGTAAAGGAATAGTAAGTGAAGAGGCCTATATTCTATTTGTAAGGAAGAATGCTATTGTGGTGTTAATTCCAAAGTATGGTTTAGAAGGTACAGTCTTTTTTGAAGAAAAGGACAAACCAAAGCCAAGGCTTATTTATGATGATGAG aTTCCTTCACTTAAAATAGAGGATACAGTGTTCCATATTTTTGATAAAGTTAAAGTGAAAATCATGTTAGACTCATCTAATCTTCAGCATCAGAAAATTCGAATGTCCCTGGTAGAACCACAG ATCCCAGGAATAAGCATTCCGGTTGATACTCCAAACATGGACATTAATgaaccagagagaaagaagaagaaacgtGAGAAATAG
- the DIS3 gene encoding exosome complex exonuclease RRP44 isoform X1 → MLKSKTFLKKTRAGGVMKIVREHYLRDDIGCGAPGCAACGGAHEGPVLEPQPLDPASSLCPWPHYLLPDTNVLLHQIDVLEDPAIRNVIVLQTVLQEVRNRSAPVYKRIRDVTNNQEKHFYTFTNEHHRETYVEQEQGENANDRNDRAIRVAAKWYNEHLKKMSAENHLQVIFITNDKKNKEKAIEEGIPAFTCEEYVKSLTANPELIDRLACLSEEGNEIESGRIIFSEHLPLSKLQQGIKSGTYLQGTFRASRENYLEATVWVHGDDEENKEIILQGLKHLNRAVHEDIVAVELLPKNQWVAPSSVVLHDEGQNEDDLEKEEERERILKTAVNEKMLKPTGRVVGIIKRNWRPYCGMLSKSDIKESRRHLFTPADKRIPRIRIETRQASTLEGRRIIVAIDGWPRNSRYPNGHFVKNLGEVGDKETETEVLLLEHDVPHQPFSQAVLSFLPKMPWSITEKDMKNREDLRHLCVCSVDPPGCTDIDDALHCRELENGNLEVGVHIADVSHFIRPGNALDQESARRGTTVYLCEKRIDMVPELLSSNLCSLRCNVDRLAFSCIWEMNHNAEILKVRFTKSAINSKASLTYAEAQMRIDSTAMNDDITTSLRGLNKLAKILKKRRIEKGALTLSSPEVRFHMDSETHDPIDLQTKELRETNSMVEEFMLLANISVAKKIHEEFSEHALLRKHPAPPPSNYEILVKAAKSKNLEIKTDTAKSLADSLDRADSPTFPYLNTLLRILATRCMMQAVYFCSGMDNDFHHYGLASPIYTHFTSPIRRYADIIVHRLLAVAIGADCTYPELTDKHKLADLCKNLNFRHKMAQYAQRASVAFHTQLFFKSKGIVSEEAYILFVRKNAIVVLIPKYGLEGTVFFEEKDKPKPRLIYDDEIPSLKIEDTVFHIFDKVKVKIMLDSSNLQHQKIRMSLVEPQIPGISIPVDTPNMDINEPERKKKKREK, encoded by the exons ATGCTCAAGTCCAAGACTTTCTTAAAAAAGACGCGGGCAGGTGGCGTGATGAAGATCGTGCGCGAGCATTACTTGCGGGACGACATCGGCTGCGGCGCGCCCGGGTGCGCGGCGTGCGGCGGTGCCCACGAGGGGCCGGTCCTGGAGCCGCAGCCCCTGGATCCGGCGAGCAGCCTGTGCCCCTGGCCGCACTACTTGCTTCCTGACACCAATGTGCTGCTGCATCAG atCGATGTTCTTGAAGACCCAGCTATCAGGAATGTAATTGTACTGCAAACAGTTCTGCAAGAAGTGAGAAATCGGAGTGCTCCTGTATATAAACGAATCCGAGATGTGACTAATAACCAGGAGAAGCATTTCTATACGTTCACTAATGAGCACCATAG AGAAACTTATGTAGAACAGGAACAGGGAGAAAATGCTAATGACAGAAATGATAGAGCTATTCGAGTGGCAGCAAAATGGTACAAtgaacatttgaagaaaatgtcAGCAGAGAATCACCTGCAAGTTATCTTCATAacaaatgacaagaaaaacaaagaaaaagccataGAAGAAGGAATACCAGCTTTCACTT GTGAAGAATATGTAAAGAGCCTAACTGCTAACCCAGAACTCATAGATCGTCTTGCTTGTTTGTCTGAAGAAGGG aatgaaatagaaagtggaagaataatattttcagaGCATCTTCCTTTAAGTAAGCTGCAACAGGGCATAAAATCTGGTACATACCTTCAGGGAACATTTAGAGCCAGCAGGGAAAATTACTTAGAAGCTACAGTATGGGTTCATGGagatgatgaagaaaataaagag ATAATCTTACAGGGACTTAAACATTTAAACCGAGCTGTTCATGAAGATATTGTGGCTGTAGAGCTTCTTCCGAAGAATCAGTGGGTGGCACCATCTTCTGTGGTTTTACACGATGAAGGGCAAAATGAAGAtgatctggaaaaagaagaggagagagaacgCATT ctTAAGACTGctgtaaatgaaaaaatgttaaagcctACAGGTAGAGTTGTaggaataataaaaagaaattggagaCCATATTGTGGCATGCTTTCCAAGTCTGATATTAAAGAG TCAAGAAGACATCTGTTTACCCCTGCTGATAAGAGAATCCCTAGAATTCGAATAGAAACCAGACAGGCTTCTACATTAGAAGGAAGGAGAATTATTGTTGCTATTGATGGTTGGCCCAGAAATTCCAGATATCCAAAC GGACACTTTGTAAAAAACTTAGGTGAAGTTGGAGATAAAGAGACTGAAACAGAAGTTCTGTTGCTTGAGCATGACGTTCCCCATCAGCCTTTTTCCCAGGCTGTTCTTAGCTTTCTACCAAAGATGCCCTGGAGCATTACTGAAAAG GACATGAAAAACCGAGAAGACCTAAGACATCTGTGTGTTTGTAGTGTGGACCCACCGGGATGTACTGATATAGATGATGCTCTGCATTGTAGAGAACTTGAAAATGGAAATTTGGAG gttGGTGTTCATATTGCAGATGTTAGCCATTTTATTAGGCCAGGAAATGCTTTGGATCAAGAGTCAGCCAGAAGGGGAACAACAGTGTATCTTTGTGAAAAG aGGATTGACATGGTTCCAGAGTTGCTTAGCTCTAACTTGTGTTCCTTAAGATGTAACGTTGACAG GTTGgcattttcatgtatttgggAAATGAATCACAATGCTGAAATCTTAAAAGTGAGGTTTACCAAAAGTGCCATTAATTCAAAG gCTTCTCTTACGTATGCTGAAGCTCAGATGAGGATTGATTCCACAGCCATGAATGATGATATTACCACTAGTCTCCGTGGACTAAATAAACTcgctaaaattttgaaaaaaagaagaattgaaAAAGg gGCTTTGACACTTTCTTCTCCAGAAGTTCGATTCCACATGGACAGTGAAACTCATGATCCTATAGATCTGCAGACCAAGGAACTTAG AGAAACAAATTCCATGGTGGAAGAATTTATGTTACTTGCCAATATCTCTGTTGCAAAAAAAATTCACGAAGAATTTTCAGAACATGCCCTGCTTCGAAAAcatcctgctcctcctccatCAAATTATGAAATTCTTGTTAAGGCAGCTAAATCCAAG aatttggaaattaaaactgATACAGCCAAGTCCTTGGCTGACTCTTTGGACCGGGCTGATTCTCCTACCTTCCCGTATCTGAACACTCTCTTAAGGATATTAGCCACTCGCTGTATGATGCAGGCTGTGTACTTCTGCTCTGGAATGGATAATGATTTTCATCACTATGGCTTAGCATCCCCTATCTATACACATTTTACTTCACCCATCAGAAG ATATGCAGACATCATCGTTCATCGGTTGTTGGCTGTGGCTATTGGGGCTGACTGTACTTACCCAGAGTTGACAGACAAACACAAGCTTGCAGATTTATGTAAAAATCTTAATTTCAGGCACAAAATGGCTCAGTATGCCCAACGTGCATCAGTAGCTTTTCATACTCAG TTGTTCTTCAAAAGTAAAGGAATAGTAAGTGAAGAGGCCTATATTCTATTTGTAAGGAAGAATGCTATTGTGGTGTTAATTCCAAAGTATGGTTTAGAAGGTACAGTCTTTTTTGAAGAAAAGGACAAACCAAAGCCAAGGCTTATTTATGATGATGAG aTTCCTTCACTTAAAATAGAGGATACAGTGTTCCATATTTTTGATAAAGTTAAAGTGAAAATCATGTTAGACTCATCTAATCTTCAGCATCAGAAAATTCGAATGTCCCTGGTAGAACCACAG ATCCCAGGAATAAGCATTCCGGTTGATACTCCAAACATGGACATTAATgaaccagagagaaagaagaagaaacgtGAGAAATAG